A region of the Chroicocephalus ridibundus chromosome 1, bChrRid1.1, whole genome shotgun sequence genome:
CTCCAGAATCAAGTAAGCTAGGTGGGATGTATGTCTTTATTAAAAAGGATTCTGGGAAAATGAATAATTCCATTTGTTTTCTGGTTTCGGTACCTGAATTCCTTTGTAGCAAATCCCTCTTTGACAGATTATTTATCTTGTTGCCTTTCATGTTCCCTATTTCATAAGGGTGGGGGAGTGAATTTCAAACTACAATGGTAATGTTTTAGCTAATCAGTTTAAAAACTGAGCTCTTAGAGATGACTGATTTTGATAAAACACCTAAAAGATGAAAGAAGGATcaccaaaaagaagaaagataaagaaggaaaaaaacccaccccgaAATTTTTCAGCTATGTATAAAATCCTAGCGTTACATCAGCACTAGTATACAGTGCTTCACTTCACAGTGATCATAGTAGACCGACAAAGTAGACTATGACAAAGGAGAATTTGTGGTCGTGAAGCATTctaaaagttttcaaaatttcctatgaacagcatttttttttctctatttactaTATGATTTACTGTATGAGGACCATTTTGAAGTTTAGAGGCTCCTTAAGTTCTGTGTAATTAATTTGACAcctaatgtttgttttttctgagactgaaatttgattttattaattctcatatttttacatttagTTTAATGGTGCATTAACAACTACGATGTTATGTAGTTATATCTTGACTGTGGCAACTTTTTGTGCCAATGGCTAGTTGCTTTATCCTGATGTAAGTCAGGAGTGTTGCCAAGAAAGATATGGATCCTTCAGACCTGCCTCACCCCATCCAGATTTCTGCACCATAATACTCTTAACTGGGCTGGGGACCTGACTTGATTAAAATTAAcccaggttgggttttttttaaagcctatttcAGTCTGGGTGATTTACCACTTCAGCTCACTCTCCGAGTATCAGTGGGAACATACATGCTAACATGTGAGAGTAGGTGTGCCAGAGGaatgggaatgagcagctgggcAAGAGACGGGCTGGGGCTGTCACTTAAGGTGCTCCATCAAAGCGCTTATGGAAGTACGGTGTTGCTCTCTGTCTCCCACGTCATTAGTCCCATCTGAGATCCTGGCTGTTTACAAATTGGATTTCTGATTGGGCCCGATTCTGTCAGGTACTTATGCACTGATACTGTGACTAGTTCATCCCATGTGAAGACAACAGCAGGTTCCCAAAGGGGAACATAATACAGCATAGCTGCTCCTTCACATTGTTATATTCCTCAGATAGCTATAAATGGTGTTGATGAGGCTTGAATACAAAAATTCAATACGTAATTCTTCTTTACATGGATCTTTTTCAACCAGAATTGAAATGCTTCTGTAAGATGCAAAACCCTAATTCCCTGAAAGATGACACAAAATTTACTATTGTCTCGTAGCAATAGGGGGGCTTGGAGTGGAGGGTGGTGTGTCGTTCTTCTGATACCAATGATATTCAGGATATGCAAGAcaattttggaaaacaaagcttAAATTTTATTGGTGAAAGTCTTTCAATAGTTATAATACCTTCTGACAGTCACCACCATCTCTCACAGCAAAACTGCATCTTCATTCCAGGACTCCATTTCAATCCTTTCACTTATTTCAGTTCCATACTTTCATCCTTAAGAGTAGTTATTTGCTAGtaacttttttaatttaagtCAGATCAGAAACTTGTTTATCTTCAGCATGTTTGTTATTAAGGAAGAGTCTGTTAAGAGCTAGGAGTCCTTACCcgttatcttaaaaaaaaaacataaattgcCAAAAACTAGTTGCCACTGTCAAATATAGCAAGAGGAGGCCTGTTTTATAAAACAGTCCATTAAATTGTGTCCTAGTATGCTATGTTAGCAAGCATCCCAATCTTAAGACTTTTAGAATGTCTTCAcagaaatgaaatgtgaaatgctCCGTTAAACTCACCTGTGTAAACATCTTGCTAAGCGCATAGCTGCCTTTGCATCATTCATTTGCTGAATCATGACCTTGCAGTCTTTTGAACTTATCTTTGGCTGTCCTGCTTAAGCTATTCCTGTGATTGGTCTAATCAGAAAGTTTTTaaattgggaaaagaaaaaaaaaagttactcggTGTACTAAAAAGATAGCCAGATATAAATATCAGTAGAGTGTCACACTTCCTTGCTATTGTTAATTTTGCACTTCACATTAAGGCAACAGAAGGAACAGAATGTGCATGGGAACTGCTTGGTCTTTTGGATCTTGGTGGCTAGGGTTTAGTGGATGAAGACAAACTTTTGTTCATCAGTATACAAAGCTAACCTTGCTGTGAAGGTCTGGATCTTTACTGCCGACCCTCAATGAAGGGGGATATGGGAGGCATTCAGTGATTCAGTGGATGGTCACTGGTTAAGCTAATGAACTGGAAGCCTGAGATAGGCACTGAAAGCCGATCTGTTCCATCTTCTATTAAAAGTATTAGCAACCAGAAATTGTGGGTTTCACTTTTGAATGTATAACATAGGAACTTGGTGGGGGCGGGCGGGACAGGAATCCACCTTCTTAAGGTCACTATGCCATATTTTCATGGAAGCTGTCATATGAGCCAGTATTGGTAGTAATAATATATATTCGGCTATGAATACTGATGCAGGTGTTACTGTGAACTTTATGCTCTGCAAATAAGTTAAACTGGTTGGGTGGGATAACCGAATAATATATTTGGGTTCAGTACATGGTTTTGTAGAAAGGAGAGTCTTCATCACTTCATCATGGTGAGGGTAATTTAGGGTCCCTtggtattaaaaatacataggaaaaaaaggagtagaACCCTATATAGAGAACAACACTGAAGGTACTATTGGACTTCTAGAGGATCAGAGGTAATATGGTGGATGGCAAGGGAATCTCTGCTGAGGTTTTAAACTAGTGATGATAACATGTCGGCATATATATGCAGACATCATGCTCCAGCCCTGAAATAGGTTTCATCCATTGTGGCACTCTGTTAATTTGTCTGATTTATAACTATATACGAATATCATGTCCATGTGAAGTCATACCACATAGGACATGATAATAGTTCACCACAAATGAAAGGAAGGGGTCCTGTTAATTGTTGTTCATCCCACTAATTTCCTTATAGTGACTCCAAAGCTGATTGAACTTGCAGGTTACCCTATGCAATGTGCTAAGCCAGCAAAAAACTAATGCACCAGAAAATGGACAGTTTTGTGTTGAGTTAGTGAATACAGTTGATTTAGTTAAGGGAGTTTACCGCCATCAGAACTCTCACAAATGAGAGATGAAACTTGGGGAACTTGAAATAGGTAGAGCTagtgagagagagaaggaaaagtgaGATCTCTTACTAGCCTCCATCCGGTGGCAGAGAGATCATCTTAGCTGCTCGCAAAACCACAAACTGTGGTTTCTAGAGTAAATATAGCAGTGACACAAATGTGGGGTAGTTACATACTGAATACAGCTTGCACGTTCCTACATAGAAATTGTAATTTgtgtaaattaaaattttaattaaaaattaaataaattaaaaaaataaaaatgtgtcttcCAATTTACAGTAacttttggaaataattttacttgTTTTGCAAAGGGTTGGAAGAAACTGCTAGTAGCAAAATAAACTTGGAAAAGATACTTGAAGCTGAAGGATAGACTTCTTTAGTTTTGTATATTCATTAGAtgccttttattttcagtcttttatctTTTGATCTGTAATAAATTGTAGTTGCTTTGACTCAGTTGAGTAGCAGACCAACAGCTGactgcatgtacacacacatgcatatgaaCGTGTGCACATACACAATCTTGTTCTACATGCAGTATGATTTAAAACGTGTATTTGAAAAGTCTACAACCAGTATCAGTAATGTTCATTAACTGGGTTATAATTATTATGTTGAACTTGGAGCTGGACTGTTAGCAGTAGAGATGAGTCAACAGTGAATTGAAACACCCACAAAACGCCTGTGGGGAGTTTGTTTAAggttttttattagtattttcaaTGGTGTTTTGCAGCCTGATGCGTAACAAAGTTGTTTTGGAAGAACATTTGAGGGGAGGGTTCttattaatgaaaacagtaatCAGTGTGTTAAAAATGTGATGTTCGGTGCTTGTAAATAATATTGATTCTTAATGACCTTTTTGGGTGTGGGTTTGTTGGTATTTTTTAGATTCAGCAATTGGAGGTGCTGCTGCTTCAAATTATGCAAATTCCACTTGGGGTCCTGGAGCCTCCTCCAACAGCGGCACCAACGCCAACCCAACTCACATCTGGGACAAGGTGATTGTAGACGGGTCTGACATGGAAGAGTGGCCTTGTATTGCCAGCAAAGATGCTGAGTCTTCTTCCGAAAACACCACCGATAACAACAGTGCCTCGAACCCTGGCTTGGAGAAGAATGCTCTGCCAGGAAGCACCACTAgtaacaaaggaaaaggaagccaGTGCCAGTCTGGAAGCGCTGGAAACGAATGTAATCTTGGGGCCTGGAAATCTGATCCCAAGGCTAAATCTGTTCAATCTTCCAACCCTGCTGCCGAGAGTAACAATGGACTAGGTAATTGGAGGAACTTGAGTGGACAAGACAGAATTGGTCCCAGTTCTGGCTTCAGCAACTTTAACCCAAATAGCAACCCGTCTGCTTGGCCGGCACTGGTTCAAGAGGGCAATTCTAGGAAAGGGACTTTGGAATCTGATAGTGGTAGCTCCAATGCACAGATTAGCACAGTAGGTCAGACCTCTAGGGAACAGCAGTCAAAGATGGAAAATGCGGGTGTTAACTTTGTCTCTGGCAGAGAACAGGCTCAAATTCATAACACTGATGGACCAAAAAATGGAAACACTAACTCCTTGAACTTAAGTTCACCAAACCCTATGGAGAATAAGGGAATGCCCTTTGAAATGGGCTTGGGGAACCCTTCCAGGAGCACTGACACCCCTTCACAAAGCACTGGAGAAAGAAAGACTGGGAGTGTTGGATCTTGGGGTACAGCTAGGGGGTCTTCTGGAACTGACACAGTCTCTGGACAGAGCAATTCTGGAAACCATGGGAACAATGGAAAGGATAGAGAGGACTCCTGGAAAGGAGCTTCTGTTCAAAAACCTAATGGGTCAAGAAGTGATTCTTGGGATAACAATAACCGGTCTACGGGTGGTGGGTCTTGGAACTTTGGCCCTCAGcatgcaaatgaaagcaaatggGGTGAAGGGAACAAATTAACATCTGGGGTCTCTCAGGGAGAATGGAAACAGCTGTCTGGGTCTGATGAACTGAAGATTGGAGAATGGAGTGGTCCAAACCAACCAAATTCTAGCACTGGAGCATGGGACAATCAAAAAGGCCACCCTCTTCCTGAAAACCAAGGCAATTCCCAGGCTCCCTGTTGGGGAAGATCTTCCAGCTCTGCAGGAAGTGAGGTTGGAGGTCAAAGCACTGGAAGCAACCACAAAGCAGGAAGTAGTGACAGTCACAATTCTGGACGCCGATCATATAGGCCTACGCATCCTGATTGCCAGGCAGTCTTGCAGACTTTGCTGAGCAGGACTGATTTGGACCCCCGAGTGCTTTCAAACACCGGCTGGGGCCAAACTCAAATTAAGCAAGATACCGTATGGGATATTGAAGAGATGCCACGGCCCGAGGGGAAGTCTGATAAAGGAACTGAGGGGTGGGAGAGCTCTGCCACACAGACAAAGAACTCAGGGGGCTGGGGCGATGTACCCAGCCAAAGCAATCAAATCAAGTCTGGATGGGGTGAGCTCTCAACCCCAACGGAGTGGAAAGACCCCAAAAATACTGGAGGATGGAATGACTATAAGAACCCCAATTCTTCTAACTGGGGGGGAGGaagaccagaagaaaaatcatCTTCCTCTTGGAATGACAGCTCTAGTAAGGATCAGGGGTGGGGTGGACGGCAACCTAATCAAGGATGGTCTTCTGGAAAGAACGGTTGGGGAGAGGAAGTtgaccaaacaaaaaacagcaaCTGGGAAAGTGCAGGAAACAAGCCAGTGTCTGGTTGGGGTGAAGGTGGGCAAAATGAGATTGGAACTTGGGGTAATGGTGCAAATACAAGCGCTGCTTCAAAGGGTGGATGGGATGATTGTAAAAGAACTTCAACGTGGAATGAGACGGGTcgacagcccagctcctggaacaagcagcagcagcagcaccagcagcaacagcaggagGCTTCTGGTTCCTGGGGTCCACCGCCCCAAACTCCAAGTAATGGGCGACCTCCAAACCCAAACTGGAACAGTGGACCACAGCCAGCTGCCCCCAAAGAGGAGGAGCCTAGTGGCTGGGAAGAACCTTCTCCACAGTCAATCAGTCGTAAAATGGATATTGATGATGGCACTTCAGCGTGGGGAGATCCCAGCAGTTACAACTACAAGAATGTGAACCTGTGGGACAAGAACTCACAAGGAGGACAGGCCCCACGGGAGCAGAGCCTGCCTACTCCAATGACTAGCAAATCACAAGCATCAGGTACTCGTCTTGTTCCTTTTTTCAGCAAACTCCTATATATGAATGTAATCTTAATGCATAAGAGATACTCGTGTAGTCCCCACTTCCTCATAGTTTGATTCCATAAAGAAAAACCAGTTTCTTACTGGAATATTTGTCTCTGTAtttaaagtatcttttaaaatttgaatcaATCATTCCTCTGCTCATTGTGCCTCAGTAACTGTGATCTGAATACTGGTCAGCCTGCcagtaaaagaaaatttttagTAGCTAACAAATCTGCATTTTCACTCTGAGCTCTGAAGAATAGTTTgaattataaaatcatagaatcatttcggttggaaaagaccttttaagatcatcaagaaaacctaacactgccgagtccaccactaaaccacgtccctaagtgccacatctacatgtcttttaaatacctctggggtgGTGActctgccacttccctgggcagcctgttccaatgctagataacccttttggtgaagaaatttttcctaatacccaatctaaacctcccctgatgcaacttgaagctgtttcctctcatcctgtcacttggtacttgggaaaagagaccaacccccaccttgctacaactcctttcaggtagttgtagaaagcgacaaggtctctcctcagcctcctttttttcacattttttataaataacttttctaataaatcacttttttagaaataatttttaaccactttttttaatatttagttattagaaaagcagggagaaattctttactattttTAGTCCAAAACTTTTTGCTCTGAAACACTCAGTTAACACTTGAAATCGAGCGAGTCTGATCTAATTTTTTAGCTCAATTTGGCTGTGCTGTATGATAAAGAatacttaataaaatattttcttctttgaaaaaaggaaaagaaaaagttacacAGCCTGGAAATATATTAAGCTGTCACTGTTATGAAATCTCTTGTCTGACTTGGACATGCTCTAAagaatactattttattttaacatgtacTTCaaatatgtcatagaatcatagaactgcctagattggaagggacctttcagatcatttagtccaaccacctgggcagcctgttccaatgcttattaaccctttcagtgtaaaaaatttttcctaatatccaatccaaacctcccGTGGTGCAaattgaggccgtttcctcttgtcctgttgcctgttacttgggagaagaaaccaacccccgcctttctacaacctcctttcaagcagttgtagagagtgataaggtctcccctcagcctccttttctccaggctgaacaatcccagctccctcagctgctccaaATAAGACTTGTTCTCCGGACCTCTTACCTGGGGCTGGTTGCTTCGTTGCCCAGTAAAATCGTTCCTTGTCAGGGTACTGGAGCTGGACCATAAACAAAAGGCCCTATGATCTTCTTATTTCGTTCGGATCCTTGCACATCCCATGAATGCTGCTGCCTGGGCAAAGCTGATAAGAGTTGACCGGTACCCTTTGGTGTGACTTGCTCACTGTAAAACTCAAGAGCAGCCTCAGCAgcgaggcagcagctgctgatggTACAGGACGGGGATGAGGAATTGCTTAGGAAGCGGTGGGACTTCTACATCACACCAGAACCATCTGCGTGCTAGGGGAAATCGCACTGGGGATGAGCAGGGGACTGACTTCCTGGCAAAAtatcctgctccagctgcagcgtGTGGCATGAGCAGTGAGAGGTAGACATGTCTggcacttagaatcatagaattgcctaggttggaagggacctttcagatcatctagtccaaccattaacctaacactgacaaaaaacatcactaaaccatatctctaagcactgtgtctacccatcttttaatgTCCTTATTCTTTCTTCAGTATATGAAAACCCTGAGTTAGTCTGGTGCTTTTAATTAACCACAGAAGTTCACCAGGTAGGGAGACCACATTAGATGTGGGGTTCATGTTGAACCTGTGAGAAGAATATTACTCATAgcattctcttctttttcatccCTAGAGGTCAGTGCCTGCTTTAAGTTTGATGTGAACAGTTGTCTGTTCTGTTGCACCCACGCTATTGAGCATCTAAAGGCCTCAACAAAATAATGAAGCAGTAGATTAGTGATGTGGTGCTGCACTGCAGTAAATAGTTCATTGTCTAAATGGTCTGTAATGAAAACTCTTTCTCCTTTGTGCAGTCTGGAGCAAAagcactccacctgctccagaTAATGGTACGTCCGCCTGGGGTGAGCCAAATGAAACCAGTCCCGGGTGGGGTGAAGTAGATGATACAGGAGCATCGACAACAGGCTGGGGGAATGCACCTTCCAACGCCCCGAATGCCATGAAATCTAGTGAGTATAGGCCAGATGCCAGTTTCTTCGCAATGGTCCTGGAGATTTTTAGTGCTTGGCCTTTTGATATAGGTCACCCATGAAGGAATTGTTATCCAAGGCCTAGAAGCAATGTTGAATGTCATGTAAGATTTTGATGGATGAGTGATTAAGTGCTTACAAATGACTGGAACTTTTGTCTTTTAAGgtaatgaaaaatttctgaacTAAGCAATTAAATGGGCAGCTCCAATTGTGGAAGTGTCGAAACATTAGAGCATCTGATTGAGGAGTGTCTTTCCTTCTCTGGCTGCCCACTTGTCACTTAGTATATAAACTTGGTACATAATAGATCACTTTTCCTAATCATATCAGAAAAAAGTATGCACAGTACAGACAAATTGCATTGTGGAGGCAGTTACGTGGTAATCTATGCTTTGGTAATGCAACTTGCCTTTGAATGGACTTTTTTTATTGTATGAGTGTGGAAAATTGTAACTCTTAAGAACTGAGCTTTCTCTTGTGGTTGAATCTAAATGGGTGACTATTTTCTGGATATAACTTGCCTACAGCTGTGTTCTTCATGAATGAAATATTGTTGAAATCTTCTAAAAATTAGTTTGAAGTTAAAATTTTGCTgtattaagaattttatttttgtggaattcATTCCTGCTCACGTAAGCTGTTTGTGGAGTTTTTATTTCACTCCTTTTAAGGAAAATGCAACAAACAAAATCAATCACCTGCTGATACAATATAGCAATGTTGTAGCCAAAGCCAATAATATTTGGATGTGATGTTTCCAGTAGGAAATACTGATACTACATGACTGTTGCTGAATTTGACTGCTGATACCCGCTGTAAAACCGTTCCCAGTTACATGTTGCCTTTGCAACATGTAATTACTTGCAATGAAATGCTCTATACAGATTGTATGCTGTTGGgtcattctcctttccttccacaCCAATTAAATAGTCTGACCATTTATGaaacaaaactgggaaaaaaagcgTTGCTTCCTTAGTGTTAACATTATAGCAACCTTTTGTGGATGGCTGTAAAGCTTCCTGTGCCTGCCAGACAAACCTGGCGCTTTTCAGGATGCTAGACTTTATTTAGGTGGATCTCTTCTTTCATCTGTAAAAAGCCACTTAAATATGACCAAAATAAGAGCCTCTGAAATGCTAATGATGCATTGCAAATTCTATGGATTTGTTAATATAGTCTTTAAAGACTACGCATGGTCACTTGCTTTTCCTAACTGGATTTTGTGTGCGACATAACCAAAGAGCTGCAACATGTGTTTACTATTTTGTACATAAGCTGTCCCCAGCTCTCTAGAGCAAAATATAGGGAGTTTCCCCATCGTGGCTGTTTCAGGTTGAGATGTAGTAGGACACCAGTATTAAGAGCTGAGTTCTTCATTCTCCTGTAGTCTGTGACTACTCTCTCAACTCCTTTCTAATTGGCACccagaagaaatggagaagagaGCTACATTATTCAGTGGAGTAAAGGGAGGTATTTAATGTCTTGCGTAAGTTGGAAGAAGAAATTGGGACAAAGAGCCTGCAAAGGCATAATATATGGTTGAAGGTAAGGACAGGAAACAGAGGCCAGTAATGATTGGAAAAGAAAACGAGAATTCAGAGCCAAAGAAGGGAAACACAGATCATTACCCAcctgtttttgggttttttttgggttttttttgttttttttttttaaaaaaaggatttatgtAGTTTTACCAGCATTGCACAGGAATTCTCTGGCAGAAGTAggaataaattcatttttctgtaacaTCATTATTTTGTCTTCAtcttgaaagttttcttttcttatagCTATTTGTGTCTTCTCACTCAACAAATACAGAAAACGAAGCAGAAAACCTACAGACAACTCATCTTTACACCACTGTCCAGGTTCATGTTCAGGAATCTCAGACCTGAGGGCTgtcaatgcagaaaaataatctgtggtCATGTAGTTAAAACCAGGATCATAGTACTATATTTAAACACTGTGGCTGGAAATAAATTAAAGCTGCAGGGACTACCCCATATATGACATTTCCAGATTAAGTTCTTGACTCTGCAGTCATAATCCTTAAATGTAGCCTTTTCTGTGTAAGTAGCATGATTAAAGGGTCAAGAGGTAGATTTTTTGCACTTAGACTAGTATCTTTCCTAAGCAGCCCTCAATTTTGATACACAAAtgaatatactttaaaaagttatgtttCCTGTGAAGTATCTGAGTTGTTATTTATGATGGATTTTAAGGTAGCTCTTGTACAGCAACATTTCATGgcagtttttgttttcagtatgaTAAAGGTAGAGTTTCCCTTAAAAGACTAATTATGATTCCTACtttttttatattcatattttctgCTATGTGTGTTAATATTCTTATCCCCGATTTCCACACTCAAAAGCCAGACAATTGAAGAATGAGTTATGAAAAAGGTGATGGtgatggaaataatttttaaaggagttaaatgcttggggaaaaaatgagcagAATGAAGAGCTAGAGTAGGAAGGAGAACGGTTGGACAGTGGACAAGATGAGGATTTGGGCTCTTGTTGGCTTGTCAGTAGAAGTTGGAATTCTTCAGTTGCCTGACAGCTGGTGCTAGAGaataacagcaagaaaagaaaccaacAGGGAAAAGTCCTTAGTCTGAATTGATAGGATGAAATGGCCGTAGCTTTCTGGTAACGGCATCTCTACTTAAACAGCACTACTAATGACTCTTTTTTGTGACATTGTTAGCAACAGAAATTGAAGTAGAGGGGTTTTTTCTGCATTAAACTGCTTTTGGTGTTACATATACCAGAGTACAATGTCGGATTCTCTCCTTTAGATTCTACTTAGTTGTTACTCCTTAAAGTTCTTTGTTTCAGTAACTTTGTGAAAGAGTTTAGTGCAAGGGAAATGTTATGATtttgaaggaagagaggaaataatTGATAAGCTACCTGAAGCAGAGTCCTCAGCACACTTGGTTTTTAAGTATCCTTAAAGTTTAGCTGTATCTGTGTAGGAGAAGAGGTCTCTATGGTTATTTATATCTTTAAGTGTTTGACATTGCTTGGAAATAGTTGTAAAACATGCCACGCTAACACGCTGCTGAATCTCTTGGGTTTTGGGATTCGTGCACaggacactttcttttttttttttttttttgtttactcctTTGGGGTTCTGATGATCTCAGCTAATCTTGCAGTGTCAAGTTGCCAGCTGCATGGTATTGTAGACTGcttttgagctttttttctttttctaaaggttCTAAATCTATGCAAGATGGCTGGGGAGAAAGTGATGGGCCAGTGACAGGAACGCGTCATTccagctgggaagaggaggaggagggaggagtcTGGAACACAGCAGGCTCTCAGGGAAGCAGTTCCTCCCACAACTCAACAAGCTGGgggcaaggaggaaagaaaacacaaatgaaggTAAAATCTTTGAATGATTCATAACTACTGTGTTGTCTGAAAGCAGTATGACTGATATGTTAGAGCATTATAATAGTAGTTCTTCTAAAAAGAATTCATCTAGAAAGGTGCTTGTTACAACAGTGTAAAAAATGTGAGGTTTCTGGAATTGTTTTAATGTATTACACCTGTTGTGACTAATAAATCTGCCAGTAGGTGTCAAATTGTTTCAGTATGTAAGCTGCAGAGCCATTACTAAATGAAACTGAGCAATAAGTATCCCAAggctattgcttttcttttgttgacACATCTTTCTGCGTTAGGCTGCTGTCGCTCTCGCATAGCTTGCTGAAGTTTGGATTCCACGGTCGTCTTGGTACCCGTGCTTCTTATTTCTGCTCGCTGTTGGATTTAGGTCTGACTTGTGTTTGTTGTTATTGACCTTCGGCCTCGAGCAGGAGCTTGGCTATAGTCCTGAGTAAATTGTTTTCTaaggttttttttgtattaaagttCTCTAGTACTGTAACACTTGGTACTGTATTAATATTAGAGAGAACTATATTTCGTTTACTTCTAATCATATAGGTAAGGCAAACTCAAAAAGCAAGTGCAGAACAGTTTCCTAGGGTGTGGAAATACTGTTGTGACATGGTATGGAGTTTTACAATTACTGTTTTGCAAAAATGATGCTCATGAACCTTTTTTCTTActtaaagcttttcttattttaatcATCAAAGCAACTGtccaaaaatttttattttctgttgaactgtgttcagttttgggtttgATCACCTGTAAATAACAGTAAGGCCAAATTGAGTGCCATGTCAGCACAGTGCCCAGGTAAGAGAAACCATactaaagggaagaaaacaaaggaaaaaatccacTGTTGCACCTGATGGATTAAAGAATGTATTAAACTATAACAGAGGGAACAGTAAATAACATTTACAAAGCTTTCCAGATCACAGAATGAAACTGAAGGTGTGATAAACATTCTACACAGCAGGTGTTCATCCAGTTTGGTATACCTaacaatgaaagagaaaaggagaaaaaagtatttgGTAAATGTTTCCAACCACACAAAAAATTAAAGTAACTTGTTCAGGGGATTGTTTTCTCTGATACCAGGATTTTCATCTGACATTTGTGCACTCAAggataaaacagaatttaagaaatcaaaaagttccttaaaaatttttttttcttcttcagtgcgCATTAAAAGGAGGAAATAGTGATTCGTGGATGAACCCTTTATCCAAACAGTTTTCTAATATGGGCTTGCTAGTAAGTaacttttttaaatataaaatccaACTTTGTAAAAAAGCAGTAAGCTTTAAATAAGCCAAAAAGTCAACTGTTTCACTGTGTAACTGCTTATTTATCTGCATTTGCTATGCTGACATGTTGATTATAATACCTCTAACAGCTGGGTATTCAGCACTTCCTTGCTAATCAGAATGGCTTCTCAGA
Encoded here:
- the TNRC6B gene encoding trinucleotide repeat-containing gene 6B protein isoform X9; amino-acid sequence: MREKYWRKAVPRSVREKEQEREEQLMEDKKRKKEDKKKKESAQKVTDQKTKVPEVTKPSLSQPVAASPIGNSPSPPVNGGNNAKRVAVPNGQPPSAARYMPREVPPRFRCQQDHKVLLKRGQPPPPSCMLLGGGAGPPPPTAPGANPNNAQPVTGALLQSDSGTATDSAIGGAAASNYANSTWGPGASSNSGTNANPTHIWDKVIVDGSDMEEWPCIASKDAESSSENTTDNNSASNPGLEKNALPGSTTSNKGKGSQCQSGSAGNECNLGAWKSDPKAKSVQSSNPAAESNNGLGNWRNLSGQDRIGPSSGFSNFNPNSNPSAWPALVQEGNSRKGTLESDSGSSNAQISTVGQTSREQQSKMENAGVNFVSGREQAQIHNTDGPKNGNTNSLNLSSPNPMENKGMPFEMGLGNPSRSTDTPSQSTGERKTGSVGSWGTARGSSGTDTVSGQSNSGNHGNNGKDREDSWKGASVQKPNGSRSDSWDNNNRSTGGGSWNFGPQHANESKWGEGNKLTSGVSQGEWKQLSGSDELKIGEWSGPNQPNSSTGAWDNQKGHPLPENQGNSQAPCWGRSSSSAGSEVGGQSTGSNHKAGSSDSHNSGRRSYRPTHPDCQAVLQTLLSRTDLDPRVLSNTGWGQTQIKQDTVWDIEEMPRPEGKSDKGTEGWESSATQTKNSGGWGDVPSQSNQIKSGWGELSTPTEWKDPKNTGGWNDYKNPNSSNWGGGRPEEKSSSSWNDSSSKDQGWGGRQPNQGWSSGKNGWGEEVDQTKNSNWESAGNKPVSGWGEGGQNEIGTWGNGANTSAASKGGWDDCKRTSTWNETGRQPSSWNKQQQQHQQQQQEASGSWGPPPQTPSNGRPPNPNWNSGPQPAAPKEEEPSGWEEPSPQSISRKMDIDDGTSAWGDPSSYNYKNVNLWDKNSQGGQAPREQSLPTPMTSKSQASVWSKSTPPAPDNGTSAWGEPNETSPGWGEVDDTGASTTGWGNAPSNAPNAMKSSSKSMQDGWGESDGPVTGTRHSSWEEEEEGGVWNTAGSQGSSSSHNSTSWGQGGKKTQMKCALKGGNSDSWMNPLSKQFSNMGLLSQTEDIPGSKMDLSVGGLPDKKFEVDKRAMNLGDFNDMMRKDRSGFRPPNSKDMGTTDSGPYFEKGGNHGLFGNSTAQSRGMHTPVQPLNPSPNIRAQVPPQFLSPQVSASMLKQFPNSGLNPGLFNMGPQLSPQQIAMLSQLPQIPQFQLACQLLLQQQQQQQQLLQSQRKLSQAVRQQQEQQIARMVSALQQQQQRQPGMKHSPSHPVGPKPHLDSMVPNPLNVGLSDLQTKGQIPGYGSGFGSSGMDYGMVGGKEAGTESRFKQWTMMEGLPSVASQDANMHKNGAIVPPGKTRGGSPYNQFDIIQGDPLGGHAGPAGDSWLPAKSPPTNKIGSKSSNASWPPEFQPGVPWKGIQNIDPESDPYVTPGSVLGGTATSPIVDTDHQLLRDNTTGSNSSLNTSLPSPGAWPYSASDNSFTNVHSTSAKFSDYKSTWSPDPIGHNPTHLSNKMWKNHISSRNTTGLPRPPPGLTNPKPSSPWNSTASRSVRGWGAQDSRLPSGEKNQLIAPLIRPEECTFYSTNGLDERKLQLSASAWSDGGSVRPSYWLVLHNLTPQIDGSTLRTICMQHGPLLTFHLNLTQGTALIRYNTKQEAAKAQTALHMCVLGNTTILAEFATDEEVSRFLAQAQPPTPAATPSAPTAGWQSLETGQNQTDPVGPALNLFGGSTGLGQWSSGGSGGSSGGDLTGASLWGPPNYSSSLWGVPSVEDPHRMGSPAPLLPGDLLGGGSDSI